A single genomic interval of Pseudorca crassidens isolate mPseCra1 chromosome 19, mPseCra1.hap1, whole genome shotgun sequence harbors:
- the PNMT gene encoding phenylethanolamine N-methyltransferase isoform X2: protein MSQPGCLVQQEDTFPLGQGEVSGRTLIDIGSGPTIYQLLSACAHFEDITMTDFLEVNRQELGLWLRDEPGAFDWSVYSQHVCLIEGKGESCQEKECQLRARVKRILPIDVHQPQPLGAGSLAPLPADALVSAFCLEAVSPDLASFQRALDHITTLLRPGGHLLLIGALEESWYLAGEARLAVVPVREEEVREALVRSGYEVRDLRTYIMPSHLRTGVDDVKGIFFAWAQKKVGV, encoded by the exons ATGTCCCAACCTGGCTGCCTGGTCCAACAAGAAGACACTTTCCCTTTGGGACAAG gtgaggtgtctggacgcaccCTCATTGACATTGGTTCAGGCCCCACTATCTACCAGCTGCTCAGCGCCTGCGCCCACTTTGAGGACATCACGATGACAGATTTCTTGGAGGTGAACCGCCAGGAGCTGGGGCTCTGGCTGCGAGACGAGCCTGGGGCCTTCGACTGGAGCGTGTACAGCCAGCATGTCTGTCTCATCGAGGGCAAGGG TGAATCCTGCCAAGAGAAGGAGTGCCAGCTGAGAGCCAGGGTGAAGCGGATCCTGCCCATCGATGTgcaccagccccagcccctgggcgCTGGGAGCCTGGCGCCCCTGCCTGCCGATGCCCTGGTCTCCGCCTTCTGCCTAGAGGCTGTGAGTCCGGACCTTGCCAGCTTCCAGCGGGCCCTGGACCACATCACTACACTGCTGAGGCCTGGGGGGCACCTCCTCCTCATCGGGGCCCTGGAGGAGTCATGGTACCTGGCTGGGGAGGCCAGGCTGGCAGTGGTGCCAGTGCgtgaggaggaggtgagggaggcccTGGTGCGTAGCGGCTATGAGGTGAGGGATCTGCGTACCTACATCATGCCTTCCCACCTTCGGACTGGCGTAGATGATGTCAAGGGCATCTTCTTCGCCTGGGCCCAGAAGAAGGTGGGGGTGTGA
- the PNMT gene encoding phenylethanolamine N-methyltransferase isoform X1 produces the protein MSGTDLSHAAGAAPDLDPGRAAVASAYQRFEPRAYLRNNYAPPRGDLSGPDGVGPWKLRCLAQTFATGEVSGRTLIDIGSGPTIYQLLSACAHFEDITMTDFLEVNRQELGLWLRDEPGAFDWSVYSQHVCLIEGKGESCQEKECQLRARVKRILPIDVHQPQPLGAGSLAPLPADALVSAFCLEAVSPDLASFQRALDHITTLLRPGGHLLLIGALEESWYLAGEARLAVVPVREEEVREALVRSGYEVRDLRTYIMPSHLRTGVDDVKGIFFAWAQKKVGV, from the exons ATGAGCGGGACAGACCTGAGTCACGCTGCGGGCGCGGCCCCCGACTTAGACCCGGGCCGGGCGGCAGTCGCCTCGGCCTACCAGCGCTTCGAGCCCCGCGCCTACCTCCGCAACAACTACGCGCCCCCTCGGGGGGACCTGAGCGGCCCCGACGGCGTCGGGCCTTGGAAGCTGCGCTGCTTGGCGCAGACCTTCGCCACCG gtgaggtgtctggacgcaccCTCATTGACATTGGTTCAGGCCCCACTATCTACCAGCTGCTCAGCGCCTGCGCCCACTTTGAGGACATCACGATGACAGATTTCTTGGAGGTGAACCGCCAGGAGCTGGGGCTCTGGCTGCGAGACGAGCCTGGGGCCTTCGACTGGAGCGTGTACAGCCAGCATGTCTGTCTCATCGAGGGCAAGGG TGAATCCTGCCAAGAGAAGGAGTGCCAGCTGAGAGCCAGGGTGAAGCGGATCCTGCCCATCGATGTgcaccagccccagcccctgggcgCTGGGAGCCTGGCGCCCCTGCCTGCCGATGCCCTGGTCTCCGCCTTCTGCCTAGAGGCTGTGAGTCCGGACCTTGCCAGCTTCCAGCGGGCCCTGGACCACATCACTACACTGCTGAGGCCTGGGGGGCACCTCCTCCTCATCGGGGCCCTGGAGGAGTCATGGTACCTGGCTGGGGAGGCCAGGCTGGCAGTGGTGCCAGTGCgtgaggaggaggtgagggaggcccTGGTGCGTAGCGGCTATGAGGTGAGGGATCTGCGTACCTACATCATGCCTTCCCACCTTCGGACTGGCGTAGATGATGTCAAGGGCATCTTCTTCGCCTGGGCCCAGAAGAAGGTGGGGGTGTGA